Proteins from a single region of Candidatus Hydrogenedentota bacterium:
- a CDS encoding amidohydrolase, translated as MRAPLLPDIQPLLPELVALRRQLHQHPEIRFEERWTSDRIALFLGDAGIPFTRGHAKGTGIVATIAGRGEKTVALRADMDALEIQEETGLPYASRIPNRMHACGHDGHSTMLCGAARLLWKHRDALNGTVKCIFQPAEEIAAGGRFIVEEGILDGVSAAFALHCWPGIPSGAVAVGAGPVMASADFFRILVKGRGGHGANPGAAVDPIVVAAHIVSALQSIVSRETNPWNAVVVTVARIESGFASNIIPENAIMEGTFRALSPESRAHTMEAIERIASNVARAFRAEARVESEGPGYPVLINDPGAAETARDIAARRLGEARVHPVTHPYMTAEDFAYYLQAVPGAFIFLGNDPPGAADTPSLHSPRFNFNDESIATGIEVLAGTAMDYLAGESAP; from the coding sequence ATGCGCGCCCCCCTGCTCCCCGATATCCAGCCCCTGCTGCCCGAACTGGTCGCGCTGCGGCGCCAGCTTCACCAGCACCCGGAGATCCGTTTTGAGGAGCGCTGGACCTCGGATCGCATCGCGCTCTTTCTTGGCGATGCGGGCATCCCCTTCACGCGCGGCCACGCCAAGGGCACCGGAATCGTGGCCACCATCGCCGGGCGCGGCGAGAAAACCGTCGCGCTTCGGGCCGATATGGACGCCCTGGAGATTCAGGAAGAAACCGGTCTCCCCTACGCCTCCCGCATTCCCAACCGTATGCACGCATGCGGGCACGACGGCCACTCCACAATGCTCTGCGGAGCCGCGCGCCTGCTCTGGAAGCACCGCGACGCCCTGAACGGAACGGTAAAGTGCATCTTCCAGCCCGCCGAGGAAATCGCCGCCGGCGGGCGCTTCATCGTCGAGGAGGGCATCCTGGACGGCGTTTCCGCCGCCTTCGCCCTCCACTGCTGGCCGGGAATCCCCAGCGGCGCCGTCGCCGTCGGCGCAGGACCGGTAATGGCAAGCGCCGACTTCTTCCGTATTCTCGTCAAAGGCCGGGGCGGACACGGCGCGAATCCCGGCGCGGCCGTCGACCCCATCGTCGTTGCGGCCCACATCGTTTCGGCGCTTCAATCGATCGTCAGCCGTGAAACGAACCCCTGGAACGCCGTCGTCGTCACCGTGGCCCGGATCGAATCGGGATTCGCCTCCAACATCATCCCCGAAAACGCCATCATGGAAGGCACCTTTCGCGCCTTGAGCCCCGAGAGCCGCGCTCACACCATGGAGGCGATCGAGCGTATCGCGTCAAACGTCGCGCGCGCCTTCCGGGCCGAAGCTCGCGTTGAATCCGAAGGCCCCGGCTATCCCGTCCTGATCAACGACCCCGGGGCGGCGGAGACCGCACGGGACATCGCGGCCAGGCGCCTGGGCGAGGCTCGCGTACACCCCGTGACACACCCCTATATGACCGCCGAGGACTTCGCCTATTATCTCCAGGCCGTCCCCGGAGCATTCATCTTCCTGGGAAACGATCCCCCGGGCGCCGCGGACACCCCGTCCCTGCACAGCCCCCGCTTCAATTTCAACGACGAAAGCATCGCGACCGGCATCGAAGTCCTCGCCGGTACCGCCATGGACTATCTCGCCGGCGAATCGGCTCCCTGA